The genomic window CTTCGGCGATGCGCGGCTCTGGTCCGAGACCACCCGGATCGACCTGCGCGTGGCCGAGGTGGCGAACCCGCGTCCCGGCGACCGCTTGGAAATCGACGGCGATGCCTTCCTCATTCAGGGCGAGCCCGCCCGCGACCGCGAGCGGCTGGTCTGGACCGTGGATCTGAGGCCAGCGTGAAACTGAAGCTCGACATCGATCCCGACATCGTCGCGATGATGGCGGCTGAGGTCGCGGCGGGCGAACGCGCCGTGACGGCCGCCATGCGCGAGGCCGGGACCGGGCTGAAGACCGCATGGCGGTTGCAGATCACCGGCGCGGGGCTCGGGCCCCGGCTCGCCAACTCGATCCGGAGCCAGAACTTCCCGAGGTCGGGCGAGAGCCTGGATGCCGCGGCGCTGGTCTGGTCAAAAGCGCCGGTCATCGTCGGCGCGCATGACACGGGGCCGTTGATCCGCTCGAAGGACGGGTTTTGGCTGGCGATCCCGCTGCCCGCCGCGGGAAAGTCCCTGCGCGGCGGCAGGATCACCCCCGGTGAATGGGAACGGCGACGCGGCCTGCGCCTGCGCTTCGTCTATCGTCGCACCGGACCGAGCCTGCTGGTGGCGGAGGGACGGCTGAACACGAAGGGCCAGGCGGTAGTGTCGCGC from Georhizobium profundi includes these protein-coding regions:
- a CDS encoding DUF6441 family protein, with amino-acid sequence MKLKLDIDPDIVAMMAAEVAAGERAVTAAMREAGTGLKTAWRLQITGAGLGPRLANSIRSQNFPRSGESLDAAALVWSKAPVIVGAHDTGPLIRSKDGFWLAIPLPAAGKSLRGGRITPGEWERRRGLRLRFVYRRTGPSLLVAEGRLNTKGQAVVSRSKTGRGKVTAPIFLLVPQVKLPKRLDLARDADRALDSVPGLIVANWVEEKL
- a CDS encoding head-tail joining protein, coding for MSAFAAAVGALFADPNIGRDAVYIADGGAPVLVRVVARRADAVSDFGDARLWSETTRIDLRVAEVANPRPGDRLEIDGDAFLIQGEPARDRERLVWTVDLRPA